A single genomic interval of Aminobacter aminovorans harbors:
- the urtC gene encoding urea ABC transporter permease subunit UrtC, whose protein sequence is MTYRTASIIAYVVFFAVVLALPLVLNSFWTNRVAIYLVYSICAIGISMSWGYAGILSLGQGLFFGMGAYMLAMSLTLAVPENNPVPQLMLLNMEPNAVRDLCCVTTGSFLWIPFRSVAVGMIAGIVVPCILAAGIGYVMFKRRTTGVYVSIITLAFALIGQLLIINNQPLTGGFNGLADLALLEIGGFEFDPYGPSAYYAVALTLIAVILLARYMLTGRIGQVLKAIREDEARARYLGYDVENYKLFIFCVSAGVAGLAGMLFTLTSEFATPSLMATSLSISMVIWAATGGRASLLGACIGALIVNFVGSLASESATFQPVWPIILGLLFVVVVLFMPNGIAGIFKAFIDRPGKAERFAKSELSAREA, encoded by the coding sequence ATGACTTACCGCACCGCTTCCATCATCGCCTACGTCGTCTTCTTTGCCGTTGTGCTTGCGCTTCCGCTGGTGCTCAACAGCTTCTGGACCAACCGCGTCGCGATCTATCTGGTCTATTCGATCTGCGCGATCGGCATAAGCATGTCGTGGGGCTATGCCGGCATACTCAGCCTCGGCCAGGGCCTGTTCTTCGGAATGGGCGCCTACATGCTAGCGATGTCGCTGACCCTCGCCGTGCCGGAAAACAATCCGGTGCCGCAGCTGATGCTGCTCAACATGGAACCCAATGCGGTTCGCGACCTGTGCTGTGTCACGACGGGCTCGTTCCTGTGGATACCGTTCCGTTCGGTGGCGGTCGGCATGATAGCGGGCATCGTCGTGCCCTGTATCCTGGCCGCCGGCATCGGCTACGTCATGTTCAAGCGGCGCACCACCGGCGTCTATGTCAGCATCATCACGCTGGCCTTCGCGCTGATCGGGCAATTGCTCATCATCAACAACCAGCCCCTGACCGGCGGCTTCAACGGGCTGGCCGACCTGGCCCTGCTGGAGATCGGCGGCTTCGAGTTCGACCCCTACGGACCGAGCGCCTACTACGCCGTTGCGCTGACGCTGATCGCGGTGATCCTGCTCGCCCGCTACATGCTGACGGGGCGCATCGGCCAGGTGCTCAAGGCCATTCGCGAGGACGAGGCACGTGCCCGCTATCTCGGCTACGACGTCGAGAACTACAAGCTCTTCATCTTCTGCGTCTCGGCCGGCGTCGCCGGCCTGGCGGGAATGCTCTTCACGCTCACCTCGGAATTCGCAACGCCGTCGCTGATGGCGACGTCGCTCAGCATCTCGATGGTGATCTGGGCGGCAACCGGCGGCCGTGCATCGCTGCTCGGGGCCTGCATCGGTGCGCTGATCGTCAACTTCGTCGGCTCGCTGGCCAGCGAAAGCGCGACTTTCCAGCCGGTGTGGCCTATCATCCTGGGGCTGCTTTTCGTCGTCGTCGTGCTGTTCATGCCGAATGGCATAGCCGGGATTTTCAAGGCGTTCATCGACCGTCCTGGCAAGGCTGAACGCTTCGCCAAATCCGAACTGTCGGCAAGGGAGGCATGA